A genomic segment from Methanobrevibacter ruminantium encodes:
- a CDS encoding TATA-box-binding protein, which produces MTDVDIKIENIVASASIGKDIVLTEVAKALEGVDFNREQFPGLVFKLQDPKTAALIFSSGKLVCTGAKSIDDSKLAIKKTVDLMRTIDTEIPHEFDIKIQNIVASANLQSTLNLEAVALELENTEYEPEQFPGLVYRLSDPKVVLLLFGSGKVVCTGAKTKKDARLGVENAKARLSELDLI; this is translated from the coding sequence TTGACCGATGTTGATATAAAAATAGAAAACATTGTAGCTTCTGCAAGCATTGGTAAAGACATTGTTCTTACTGAAGTGGCAAAAGCGTTAGAAGGTGTCGATTTTAACAGAGAACAGTTCCCAGGATTAGTATTTAAACTTCAAGATCCTAAAACTGCTGCTTTAATTTTTAGTTCCGGTAAACTTGTATGTACTGGTGCTAAATCAATCGATGATTCAAAATTAGCTATTAAAAAAACTGTCGATCTTATGAGAACTATTGATACTGAGATTCCTCATGAGTTTGATATTAAAATTCAAAACATTGTTGCTTCTGCAAATTTACAATCTACTTTAAATTTAGAAGCAGTTGCTTTGGAATTGGAAAACACTGAATACGAACCAGAACAATTCCCTGGTTTAGTATACCGTTTATCTGATCCTAAAGTTGTATTATTATTATTCGGTTCCGGAAAAGTTGTTTGTACTGGAGCTAAAACCAAAAAAGACGCTAGGTTAGGTGTAGAAAATGCAAAAGCTAGACTTAGCGAAT